The window GATTTGGACCCCACGGCCTTCCACACTCGAACCCATTCCACCATGGAATCAGCAGCACGACCAAACACCGGATGTGCTGTTCCGAGATGCTGCTTCACAGTTGTAGCCATTTCCACCACACATTCCTCAGCTGTAGCAGCTGTTCTCGAGAGACTCAGCGACTGGAAGAACGGCACGATTTCTTCCATCAGCTTCACACCTTCCCACTCTTTCTTTAGACTCTCAACAGCATTGCCACGGTCCTTCCTCCAAACATAGGGAATCCCGCTCTTCACACCCAAGCCCAAGTGATCACACACCACTTTCACACACATTCCACACCATATATCCTCCATGGTTTCCCACCTCACCTTCCCCTCCCCTGCTAGCTTCAGAGCAGGGAAAAGTGCAGGACCCAGAGCCTCTCGATCGAAAGCAATGTTGATCCCACTCACTGGCATCAGAGTCGTTCTTGGAACAGTTAAAACCGCATCAACATAATGGTTGTTTCTTAGCCCAGGCTTAAGAGCTTGTGTGGGAGCATCCAGATCTGCTAGATTAAGCCAAAGTCCACAGGACAATGCACAGTCC of the Punica granatum isolate Tunisia-2019 chromosome 6, ASM765513v2, whole genome shotgun sequence genome contains:
- the LOC116211469 gene encoding probable UDP-arabinopyranose mutase 5 isoform X1; amino-acid sequence: MSRATIKDNEVDIVIGALRSDLTSFLNGWRSVFSQFHLIIVKDPDLKEELKIPDGFNLTVYTKTDIDQIVGSTALSFSGYSCRYFGFLVSKRKYIISIDDDCFPAKDNKGIFVDAMAQHIENLTTPATPFFFNTLYDPYREGADFVRGYPFSLRNGVDCALSCGLWLNLADLDAPTQALKPGLRNNHYVDAVLTVPRTTLMPVSGINIAFDREALGPALFPALKLAGEGKVRWETMEDIWCGMCVKVVCDHLGLGVKSGIPYVWRKDRGNAVESLKKEWEGVKLMEEIVPFFQSLSLSRTAATAEECVVEMATTVKQHLGTAHPVFGRAADSMVEWVRVWKAVGSKSS